A DNA window from Mucilaginibacter xinganensis contains the following coding sequences:
- a CDS encoding DUF983 domain-containing protein has translation MNKVKENELKMWPSIVHARCPRCRVGKIYENPMYSLTGQKMLKKCPHCGMIYEREPGYFYAAMYVSYAFIVAELVSLSVGTSVLTGSTNPWLYTAVLLSVVAVLSPFNLRYSRVLLLHWFTPGLHYRPELSKHLPHQQ, from the coding sequence ATGAATAAAGTTAAAGAAAATGAATTAAAAATGTGGCCCTCAATTGTACATGCCCGGTGCCCCAGGTGCAGGGTTGGCAAAATCTATGAAAACCCCATGTACAGTTTGACGGGGCAAAAAATGCTTAAGAAATGCCCGCACTGCGGTATGATTTATGAAAGGGAACCCGGCTATTTTTATGCAGCTATGTATGTAAGTTATGCTTTTATAGTGGCTGAACTGGTTTCCCTGTCGGTTGGAACCTCTGTATTGACAGGCAGTACCAATCCCTGGTTGTACACCGCTGTATTGTTATCAGTGGTGGCGGTTTTGTCACCTTTCAATTTAAGATATTCCAGGGTATTGCTGCTACACTGGTTTACGCCGGGGCTACACTATCGCCCTGAGTTAAGTAAACATTTGCCTCACCAGCAGTAA
- a CDS encoding rhodanese-like domain-containing protein: MINILKQLFGGSTPVDLENIINGGAFLVDVRTPGEFAGGHVKGSVNIPLDKVSSQLTKFRNKKNIVVFCQSGGRSGQAKIILEQNGIANVVNGGTWNKVNQFVK, from the coding sequence ATGATAAACATACTTAAACAGTTATTTGGCGGCTCAACACCGGTAGATTTAGAGAATATTATAAACGGAGGCGCTTTTTTAGTAGATGTGAGAACGCCGGGTGAGTTTGCCGGCGGCCATGTAAAGGGCTCGGTAAATATCCCCTTAGATAAGGTTAGTTCACAGTTAACCAAATTCAGAAACAAAAAAAACATTGTTGTTTTTTGCCAAAGTGGCGGAAGAAGCGGACAAGCAAAAATAATTTTAGAGCAAAATGGAATAGCCAATGTGGTGAATGGTGGCACCTGGAATAAAGTGAACCAATTTGTTAAATAA
- a CDS encoding YgaP family membrane protein gives MKERIVRAVAGTLVLASIALAYYVNLNWIWLAVFVGINLLQSSFTKFCPLEKILIALKVK, from the coding sequence ATGAAAGAGAGAATTGTAAGGGCCGTTGCCGGAACTTTGGTGTTGGCCAGCATTGCCTTGGCTTATTATGTAAACCTTAACTGGATTTGGTTAGCGGTGTTTGTAGGGATTAATTTGCTGCAATCGTCCTTTACTAAATTCTGCCCGCTCGAGAAGATTTTAATAGCACTAAAGGTAAAGTAG
- a CDS encoding cytochrome b5 domain-containing protein, which yields MEILPVYSKSQLALRNGQDKPEVWIAYKGVIYDVSLSRLWRNGKHYEHWAGQDLTPELGDAPHDDWVFQNLDVIGKLG from the coding sequence ATGGAGATACTCCCCGTTTATTCAAAATCACAACTTGCCCTGCGCAACGGGCAGGATAAGCCTGAAGTATGGATAGCTTACAAAGGAGTGATTTATGATGTATCACTTAGCAGGCTTTGGCGTAATGGCAAGCATTACGAACACTGGGCCGGGCAGGACCTTACACCCGAACTTGGTGACGCTCCGCACGATGATTGGGTTTTTCAGAATCTTGATGTAATAGGAAAGCTGGGATGA